Within uncultured Methanoregula sp., the genomic segment ACCACAACCCCTTCTGATGCTGCTGCCGATACGATTGCGGGATAATCTCTGAAAAATGCAAACCGGTTCGAAAGAATTCGCCATTTTTATCCGGGAGTCAGATACAAGGCATCCCAATTGCCTGCCGGGAATTGTTGGGACGGTATGCTCCACGGGGGACCGTAATTTCGAATCGCGCACCTCTTCCTGTATCTCCCGTCTCCCTGATGGCAATTCCTGTAATGGATAGGATCTCGCGACAGAGGAAAAGCCCGAGTCCAGTGTGTTTTCCCACACCATGTTCAAAAATGCGCTCCTTATCTTCATCCTGTATGCCCTTTCCGTTATCTTCCAGGATTACAACAAGGCTGTTTTCCGTTTGCCTGGAAGTAATGTGGATTTCAGAAACATGGTTGCCATGGCGCAGGGAGTTATCGATCAGGTTTTCAAACACCCGTGGACAAAGAGGATCTGCATATATCTCCAGATTTCCTGTTTCTATCGATATTTTCAGATCCGGTACTTCTGCCAGGATTTTCCTGTAATCAAGAATAGAACGCAGGTTGAACCATCGCGGGGAAAACATTCCCATATCCTGGTACGTACGGGCCATTTCGAGATGATTGAAGATGTCCCTGCCTGCGTTATCCACTTCTTCGAGCTGGCGGATAACCTGCGGGTCCTGAGCAATCCTTTGTGCTCTTTTCAGCCTGCCCCGAAGAACAGTAAGCCGGTTGGCAATGTCGTGTCGTGTCAGTTCATTGAGAATACTGATTTTCCTTTTTGTCAGCAACAGTACTTTTTCTTCCTTTTTTTGTTCCGTGATATCCAGGAGAAAACTCAGTGTTGCCGGCTGTCCCTTCCACTCAATAACGATTTCCCTGCACTGAAGGCAGCGGACCTCTCCGTTCCGGGTCAGTACCCTGAACGGGTATTCCAGCTCCAGTTCTTTTCCTGAAGGTCTCTCCAGTCGAAGCCGGTGAATTGAATAACGGTCATCAGGGTGAACCATGTCAGTAAATCCGTGCCCCTCGATCTCTTCAGGTGAACCCCCTCCAAGAATTTTTTTGAGGGTCCTGTTGGAATAGACGATGACATCATCCTGAACTACGATGATTCCTTCACGGGTATTTTCGCTGATCTGCCGGTAATATTCTTTTGTCCTGTGTTGTTTTGCAGTTTCCAGAATATTTTGTTTTAATCCGGCGAATCGTGACACGCAATTTTCGGTGTTTTTATGCCCCGGTATATCATTGTGGTTCGGGACGTTGCCGGCGTTGTCTGATGTATTATCATCAGGAAAAATGATGAATGGCAATCTTTTCACTGACGCCTGTATTTTTTTTAGAAATGTAATCCCTTCCATATCCGGCAGCTGGAAATCTGAAACAATTACCTCGTAGGGCTTTTGTCCCAGCATTTCCAGTGCCGCGTGTGCTGACAGGGCTATATCAACAGATATCTTACCTGACTCATTAAGGTCTCTCTTTCCTGATTGAAGCAGGTCCGGGTCATCATCGATATACAGCACATGAATCATACGTTTGCCATTCCCGGTTACGGGATTGAATCGATATCGCCCAGAAGCTGTTTGATATCGATCCAGATGATCAGTTCGTTGGTCTCCTTATCCTTGACCTTGACCTTGCGCTTGATGATGCCAATGATTGAGGTTTCCTCTTTGCTGACCGAAGCAGATGTGTAATCCACCAGGTTTCCCTCAAATGTTGACACCGACGTGACGTCGTCTACGAGAATGCCTGTCTTTGACTTGGCAATCCTGTCATCAAGGACAATAATCCGTGAAGCCTCCAGGGAACTTGCACTCTCTTCGGTTATGTTGAGCCGGTGCTTGAGATCTATTATCATGGTGATCTCCCCCCGCAGGTCAATGATCCCCCGGACATAGGAAGGTACATTGGGAAGTTTGGTGATGGTCGTATACTCCACTACTTCTTTTACATCGAACAGGTCGATGGCAAAGTGCTCGCTGCCGAGCACGAATTCAACGACCTGGATCGTTCCCAGATCTTTTTCAGATGGAACGGGACTTTTTGCCGTTGCAACGGGTTCGCCTGCCTTTGCTGTCATGGGCAATTACCTCCCGTTCAATCCACCTTGAATTTCTTGTTGGCTTCCATTGCCTCGACTGCAACATTGTTGACGGTCTGGATCATCCTCGTGATCTCATCGATCGCGGCAGCTGATTCCTCTGTTGCTGCGGCAGCATCACCGGCTTCTTTTGCAGTGCGCTCGATAAGGTTTGCAACTTCATGAACACTTGCAGTGATTTCCTCTGTTGTTGCGGCCTGTTCTTCGGTTGCTGCAGCAACTTCTGATGCGCTGTTTGCAACGGTTTCCGCTGCTTTCTGGATTTGCTTGAACGCCTCAAGTGCCTGCTGTGATTCTCCCAGGCCTTTGTTGACAAGGACCTTGGATCCTTCCATAGCGTCCGTAGCCTTCTTGGTAGCAAGGTTGAGCTGGGTGATCATCTCTTCAATCTTTTCCGCACTGGACCTTGATTCCTGTGCCAGTGATTTCACTTCCGATGCGACAACGGCAAAGCCCCTGCCGTGCTCTCCTGCACGGGCCGCCTCGATTGCTGCATTGAGTGCCAGCAGGTTGGTCTGGCTGGCGAGGTCACGAATCAGGACGATGATCTTGCCGATGTCATTCATCTGCTTTTCAATGTCCTTGACGATTCCGTATACATTGTTTGTGGCGCCGGTAATTTCCGTCATATCCTTGTTGACATTTTCCGCAAGGATGGCACCGCTTTTGGCAGATGAATTTGCATTGTTTGCCTGGGAAGAGACGCTCTCCATGCTGGAGGTAATTTCCTCGACTGCGGCGCTCATGTCCTGCATGGCCTTGGACATCTGCTCGACGCCCTCGGAGGCTTTCTGTGCGTTCTCGGAGACCTCACCTGCATTCTTTGCGATCTGGTTCACGCTCTTTGAAGCATCCTCTACGCTCCTTGTGGCATTGTCGGCCGTGGAGGTCAGGTTCAGCATCTGTTTGTTGACGTCTGCAATATTTTTCTCAAGACTGATGACGATTCCCCTGACCGCGTCGCGGAGTTTGATGATAAGATCATGGGATGCCTTGGTGTCTTCATCGGGGTTCTCGAGATTGACCCGGACAGTCAGATCTCCTGCAGCCATTATGGCATAGGCCTGGCTCAGCGTGTCAACCTCTTTCTCCATGAATTTCTGGTTCTTGACGATCTTTGTTATTTCATTGTACGTGATATAGATGTACTTGATATCGCCTTTCTCATCGAGGAGCGGCATGTTTGTCCGGACAACGATATGAATACCGGAGGGCGTTTCAAGGGTGCTCTGGCCGGTGGTTGTTCTCCTTGTGTTGATGGCCTCCACAACCGACTCCCCGCTGTTCTCAAGATACTTTATCATCCCTCTCTCACGGAAATCAGAGAACCGGATCGCAAGCAACCGGTCCTTGCTGAATCCTACCATTTTGGCGAATGCATCATTCACCAGGATGATCTTCTGGTCGGCATCGACAACTGCCTGAGAAAGTGGATTTCTCTCAAACATATCTAACGAATCTTTCAGTTCAATCATTGACTTCACCCGAGTTTGACGATTTTCTCTTTGTAGACTTCATTCATAACTTCCCCAAGGCCTGTATACATGGCCGAGAGTCCACAGAGGACACCTTCAATACCGGCAATCTGGAGAATCATTTCACTGCCAAGCAGATTTCCTACAACCAGCAGGAAGAACAGGATGACAAGGAGACCGAATACTACCTGAAGTGCCTTTGAAAGCCGGAGCGTGATGACAAACATCACGAGCGAGAACAGACCCCATAATGCAAGGTATGCCACAAGTGCCATTTTCGGTAATGCCGGGCTCCATCCGAGGGCTGGCATCAATATCATAAACACAAGAGCTATCCAGAAGAATCCGTAGGATATGAATGCGGTCATGCCAAACGTGTTGTTCTTCTTCCACTCCATTATTCCTGCAATAACCTGGGCGATTCCGCCGTAAAATATTCCCATCGCAAAGATAACGGAACCCATCCCGAAGAGACCTGCGTTGTGCAGGTTGAGGATGATCGTTGTCAAGCCGAATGCCAGCAGGCCCAGGGCTCCCGGGTTTGCCGTTGTATCTGAAATTCTCATCTCGTTCTTAAATACCGGATCAACAGTTGTATCCATACTCAATCACCAAATTC encodes:
- a CDS encoding PAS domain-containing sensor histidine kinase, encoding MSRFAGLKQNILETAKQHRTKEYYRQISENTREGIIVVQDDVIVYSNRTLKKILGGGSPEEIEGHGFTDMVHPDDRYSIHRLRLERPSGKELELEYPFRVLTRNGEVRCLQCREIVIEWKGQPATLSFLLDITEQKKEEKVLLLTKRKISILNELTRHDIANRLTVLRGRLKRAQRIAQDPQVIRQLEEVDNAGRDIFNHLEMARTYQDMGMFSPRWFNLRSILDYRKILAEVPDLKISIETGNLEIYADPLCPRVFENLIDNSLRHGNHVSEIHITSRQTENSLVVILEDNGKGIQDEDKERIFEHGVGKHTGLGLFLCREILSITGIAIRETGDTGRGARFEITVPRGAYRPNNSRQAIGMPCI
- a CDS encoding chemotaxis protein CheW codes for the protein MTAKAGEPVATAKSPVPSEKDLGTIQVVEFVLGSEHFAIDLFDVKEVVEYTTITKLPNVPSYVRGIIDLRGEITMIIDLKHRLNITEESASSLEASRIIVLDDRIAKSKTGILVDDVTSVSTFEGNLVDYTSASVSKEETSIIGIIKRKVKVKDKETNELIIWIDIKQLLGDIDSIP
- a CDS encoding methyl-accepting chemotaxis protein translates to MIELKDSLDMFERNPLSQAVVDADQKIILVNDAFAKMVGFSKDRLLAIRFSDFRERGMIKYLENSGESVVEAINTRRTTTGQSTLETPSGIHIVVRTNMPLLDEKGDIKYIYITYNEITKIVKNQKFMEKEVDTLSQAYAIMAAGDLTVRVNLENPDEDTKASHDLIIKLRDAVRGIVISLEKNIADVNKQMLNLTSTADNATRSVEDASKSVNQIAKNAGEVSENAQKASEGVEQMSKAMQDMSAAVEEITSSMESVSSQANNANSSAKSGAILAENVNKDMTEITGATNNVYGIVKDIEKQMNDIGKIIVLIRDLASQTNLLALNAAIEAARAGEHGRGFAVVASEVKSLAQESRSSAEKIEEMITQLNLATKKATDAMEGSKVLVNKGLGESQQALEAFKQIQKAAETVANSASEVAAATEEQAATTEEITASVHEVANLIERTAKEAGDAAAATEESAAAIDEITRMIQTVNNVAVEAMEANKKFKVD
- a CDS encoding acetate uptake transporter, which codes for MDTTVDPVFKNEMRISDTTANPGALGLLAFGLTTIILNLHNAGLFGMGSVIFAMGIFYGGIAQVIAGIMEWKKNNTFGMTAFISYGFFWIALVFMILMPALGWSPALPKMALVAYLALWGLFSLVMFVITLRLSKALQVVFGLLVILFFLLVVGNLLGSEMILQIAGIEGVLCGLSAMYTGLGEVMNEVYKEKIVKLG